The Vigna unguiculata cultivar IT97K-499-35 chromosome 1, ASM411807v1, whole genome shotgun sequence nucleotide sequence TACTAGCCTACTATGAATGCCCTTCCTAAAGACATTTGTCCTTTCTTTTACAGCTTTCAATGTCACTGAAAGTTAATTTTAAGcattctattaattatttaggTCTTCagaggataaaataaaattttaaactctCTCTATCGGCTTTTGAACTTAAAACATTGATTTTCTCTTTTAAGATTTGtgcttttatgttaattttgtgCGACATATGTTTTTTAATACTCATACTGTcctatcatttttcaaatttgcCATTTAATAGGTAAGCATAACACTAATTGCAACTGGATTCAAGCGTCAAGAGGAAAGTGAAGGGAGGCCTACACAGGTATGACCTCTTTTCCCTTGGTGCGCCAATCCCTCTTCAAGCGTCAAGAGGAAAGTTAAGGCAGCCCTACCCAGTCCCTCTTCTCCTCTCTGGTGCAATACCTACATGATTGTGCTTTTTGTCCAAAATGCAGGGCAGTCAACTCATACAAGGAGAAACCATTGGTATCAATAGGCGGTCTTCCTCTTTCACTGATGGTGGTTTTGTTGAGATCCCTGAGTTCTTAAAGAAGAAGGGGCGCTCACGTTATCCAAGAGTTTAATAACCTTTCTCTCAAGTTCTTTAATCCCTCGCATCTCTTTACCAGACAAATTTTAGAGATTCAAATCTCATCAGTTTAGGCATTAGGTCCTGTTTTGCCCTCTTTTACATTTTTAGGTCCGTTTTGTGTATACAGTGTTCAGGAAAGCAAAGCACTTTCCAAACCGTTGTGTTGAGTTGAGGCTTGTTGGCATCTTCTAATAAGTTTATTAGTTTGTATTTTTGTACAGAGAATATATCAGTATGGTCAGGGCATGTTAGTGTTACCAGCAACTCAAGATTAAATTCGTGTACATGAAAGTTCTTGGTTCCGAAGACAAAACCGAGAACGTTTCACATTCTCACGGACCAGGTGAAGCTCTCCTAGTCTATAATGGTCTGTTTTGagaaatgcagtacatgaaaataaaatggatgaggaaaaaatgtgaaaataaagGTGTTTGCTGGAAAGGAAAGAGATAAAGGATAAGGagaaattttgataaaaaaatagaatggaAAAGTATTAATAATGAGactcacttttcttttttaatttcatcttctctgattattttctactaaattaccaaattaaaattcattttctgtattattttctaaactAATGTTTTAGGATAAAGGTGGCATGATGGCATGAATCGTAAAATAGTAtttaatgtgtttttgtgtgtgttttattttgaatacaAATGACACAAGATTATTGTAAAAAGTAGTACTGGAAATAGAGAGTTGGCGTGAACTTATATATGTATGGCCTAACAAAGGCATGTTACTGGGAGGATCAGAAAGGTCCACACCACACCAATCAGCTCACTCACAATTAAACAGAAACGAAAGACAAAACAAAGTAAAAGGAAAAGGTGATCTCAGTCTCACCGTCTCAATTTCACGCATTCATTCAAGTTATGTCACTATAATAAATCTTATTTATCGATAtaacatcatttttttataaatattatttttatttgttataaatacCAATCaagtttctattttcttaaagGTTAAAACTGTTGGCATGCTTAAATGAAGCCCGAACCTACgttcaagaaaaaatattattctctctgttccaattttttcttttccactTTATATGATGTTAATGTTGTCACACGAAGACTAAGAAATACATGTTttaacataaacataaaatgtttatttttaatataagatcCAATATTTTATAAGACTCGTAAGCTTATGACCTCATTCCATCTtcgtttttttaaatatatgcaAAAGTACTTCGAGAGCTCAAtccataattatttaattaagtttttaacaAAAGAATACTAGTTAcatagttttaatatatttttaccaaaGCGCTCtattattgaaaaatgtaaaatcaGTATAAAGACTCGTTAAATGTGAGATCTAACTCattaaaatttgtgattttcaattaattttaacaatattcaACAACCCAATAAATTTGTCCAACCTTCACGCATggttaagtaaaaaaaaaactatccaCTAATCTTTATTTCGACTTGTTTTGTTTTAGATATTTTTCACATTGATGGACCATATAActtcttttaataataacaCACGAGTATTAGAGGCATGTATCATATGATTACTGTTTATTTCTGTATCCTCCACTTTAatctattatgaaatttatgaaattgaCAGAAGAAGTTGCCTTTGATCACaatgttacaaaattattttttagctttAAACTTAGGggaaaaaatacaaatatattttctgGCATCTGAAATACCTTTCTCGTCAAAAGCACGTCAGAAAAGTGTATTTTGGAATGAAAAACgatgaaaatgataaatattaccACTGTGAGAGAAACGgaacggaaaaaaaaatcagatagCTCAACCTGATTGGCTAAAAGAAAGAATCACGCACAATCACAAAGGCAAATGCAGATGAACGTCAATCCTCCAAAAATCAATCCAAGGAATCGTGCTTTCTTCAGAACAAAGCGTAAGAACGTGATAGGAATTTCTCCGATTgcaatttgttttaattttagtttagatTTTGCATTTCGTTTTGTGAATCGGTTTGGATCTCACAGGAGAAGATGGAAAACAGTGAGGAACAGAAGTACGGAGTTCGGAAATTAGAGATCTCAGACAAGAGCAAAGGCTTCATCGAGTTGCTGCAGCAACTCAGCGTTTGCGATTCCGTCTCTGACAGAGATTTCGAGGATCGATTTCGAGAGCTCAGTGCCGTCGGAGATGACCACGTTATCGGCGTGATTGAAGACGAGGCTTCTGGAAAGATCATTGCGACGGGGAGCGTGTTTATTGAgaagaaatttttgagaaattGCGGCAAAGTTGGGCACATTGAGGACGTTGTTGTGGATTCAAGCGCACGTGGGAAGCATTTGGGAAAGAGAATTGTAAGCTTCCTGACGGAGCATGCTCGTTCCATTGGATGCTATAAGGTCATTCTTGATTGCAGCCTCGAGAATAAGGCGTTCTACGAGAAATGTGGCTTCCAGCACAAATCTCTTCAGATGGCTATGTATTTTGCTCACCACTAGTTTTCTACTGTCTTGGCTTCTTTGATGTTGGAGTCGACGAGCTCTGGGAGGCTAATAATGCTGGGTAATAAAGCTTGTGGACTCTATGCTTAATTCAATTACGCTTATGTTTCATGCCGTGTGATGTGCTTTTTGTTTTCTGAAACGATAAATTTGGCCGCTCAAATTGACGTGATGCTTAGTTGGATTGGGTTTGGTATTATCGGTGAATC carries:
- the LOC114195111 gene encoding glucosamine 6-phosphate N-acetyltransferase-like; amino-acid sequence: MENSEEQKYGVRKLEISDKSKGFIELLQQLSVCDSVSDRDFEDRFRELSAVGDDHVIGVIEDEASGKIIATGSVFIEKKFLRNCGKVGHIEDVVVDSSARGKHLGKRIVSFLTEHARSIGCYKVILDCSLENKAFYEKCGFQHKSLQMAMYFAHH